GGCAAATACCAATAGCGAAGCCGAACCCATGGTGAAGTCGCGGCCGGAAAAGGTGAGGAACACCGAACTGCCGATAAATAGAATGAGCAGCGCGGTTTCCCAGGGCCCCAGCCGGGCCACCTTAGTCACAAAGGCTACCAGGGCCCCCACCGCCGCCACGGCCAACAGGGCATTCAAGTGCTGAAACACGCGAAAGTTGGTCGTGACCCAGGCCACCGGCACGTAGAGCACCGAGAAGCCGGGGCTGCCGTGGTGGAACAGGTTGCGCAGGTTGCCCTGGGCTATTTCCTGCACAATCTGCCAGTTGCGCACCGAGTCGTAGTCGGGTAAGGCAGCCTGACTGAGGCCGTAGAGGCGCACGGCCGCTACCAGCAGCAGGGCCAGCAGTGCGGGTAGAGCATTTTTTAGGGGCAGATTGTCGTTCTTCGTGGCCGTCATGCGGATGTCGGGCGCCGGTTGGCCCTGCGAAGTACGACAACCCTCCCGAACATTCAGCTTTTCGCTCTTCGCCTATGCGAGTAGTTCTTCAGCGCGTCAGTCAGGCCAGCGTCACGGTGGAAGGCCGCGTTACCGGCCAGATTGGCCCCGGCTTGCTGGTACTGGCCGGCTTTGCCCCCGACGATACTACCCAGTCCCTCGACTGGATGGCCCGCAAGCTCGTACAGCTGCGCATCTTCAGCGACGAAGAAGGCAAAATGAACCGCAGCGTCCAGGACATCGGGGGCCAGGTGCTGGTCGTAAGCCAGTTTACGCTGCTGGCCGACGCCCGCAAGGGCAACCGTCCTAGCTACATTGGAGCCGCCCCGCCCCCCGTGGCCATCCCGCTCTACGAGCAGTTTGTGCACATGCTGGAACAGCTCTTGGGTCAGCCCGTGCCCACTGGCGAGTTCGGCGCCGACATGAAAGTAGAGCTCCTCAACGACGGTCCCGTCACCATCGTCCTCGACTCGCCGGAGCGGTGAGGAGGTGAAATTTGCGAGTTTATGCCCTTGCAAGGCTGAAGGGCGAAGCAATGCGTCCTCTACGTAGTGCGACTCGCTCTTTTATCAGAAAGCCCTTTCGCCATTATTCAGTGCCGAGACGTCGCTACATACCGCTGCGTCCCAGAGTCAGAGCCTAACCCCTGCGCAGACATCAAAGCTTTCTGGGAAAAGGCTGTGACTACCTTCGTAGAGGCCGGATTGCTTCGGCTCTGCCTCGCAAGGACAAAAGTTGTTAGCGCCACCAGCACGTCCAACTCACTGTTTCACCATTTTACCACTCCACCGCTATGACCATCGAAGAAGCCCAACAAACCGTTGATACCTGGATTCAAACCACCGGCGTGCGGTATTTCAATGAGCTGACCAACATGGCCATGCTTACCGAGGAAGTTGGGGAAGTGGCCCGCATCATTGCCCGCCAGTACGGGGAACAGTCCTTTAAAGAGTCGGATAAGGACAAGGTCTTAGCCGATGAACTGGCCGATGTGCTGTTCGTGGTAATCTGCCTGGCCAATCAAACTGGGGTCAACCTCACGGAAGCGTTGCAGCGCAACCTGGAAAAGAAAACCCAGCGCGACGCCACCCGCCACCAGCAAAACGAGAAGCTGCGCTAGGTCTTCCCATCCCGCCCATCACCCCTCCGAAATGAGTTCAGGGTCGTCCGAAATGGGTTCAAGGGGGTCCAAAACCGCACTTAAGGCGTCCAAAATGGATTCAAGGACGTCCGAAATGCTTTCAAGGGTGTCCGAAATGACTTCAGGGGCGTCCGAAATGGTTTCAACAGTGGCCGAAGCCGTATCCTGGACGTCCGACGTGGTTGCAGAGCCGCGCTACAACGCAACAGGGCGTCCGGAAACTGCTTCCGGACGCCCTGTTGCGTTAGTGTATTCTTGAGAGTATTACCCGTTGGCTATTAGCCGCCCCTCTTGCCAAATGGGCAGCACCGAGTGGGTATCCACCTGCACGCAGTACTCGAAGTCCTTATTAGCCTCCAGCGAATTGAGCCGCCGCACGTGGGCCGACTGCAACAGATAACCGGCCAAATCCGGTTGGGCTTGCTGCCACAAGTGGCGGGCGGCTAGTGTAGCGTCGCTGCTGCTCGTGTCAAACGTGGAAGCCAGCCGCTCGGCCAGGGCCCCGCCAAAAACGGTATCCTCCAGGTTGAACATGCCCTTCCAGCCCGCACACACCACTATTACGTCCTTGCCCTGGGCCCGCGCAAACTCCGCCACGGCCTCCAGATTGAGAAAAGCCCCGATTACTACGGCATCAGCAGCCAAGGACAGATGCAGGGCCCGGGTGCCGTTGGTAGTGGTAATGGCCACGCCCCGCCCTTGTACGGGCAGTACCCCATCAAGGTAGCCGAAAGGCGAGTTGCCCAGGTCGAAGCCCTCGGCCTGGCGCCCGTCGCGCTCAGCAGCCGTCAGGTAGCCCTGGGCCGCCAGAGCCCGGCAGTCTTCCAGCTCGCTGAAGGGCACGATATGCGTCACGCCCGCCGCCAGCGCCGTTACGATAGAGGAAGTTGCCCGCAGAATATCCACTACCACGGCCACCTTCCCTTCCAACTGGTACAATGGCAACAGCTCCGGACTAAAGCAAATATCAACTGAGGGCATACGAAAAGGTATTAGGGGATTGAGAAGTCAAAGGAAAAGTCAAAAAGAAAGCAGAACGTCATTCGGAGCGAAGCCGAGGAATCTCGCAGACTTCGCTCCGAATGACGTTCTAGTCAAATAATGGCCAGTGCCTATGCCTCTTCCGTGCCTTTCACAAACGGCAGCTTCACCACGGTAGCGGGCAGGTTCTTACCCCGCACCTGCACGAATATCTGGCTGCCGGGCGCGCTGAATTCGGTTTTCACGTAGCCCAGGCCGATGCCTTTGCTCAACGACGGCGACTGAGTGCCCGAAGTAACTTCCCCGATTTTCTCGCCGGCCTCATTTACCAACTCGTAGTGGCTGCGCGGAATCCCGGCCCCATCCATCAGGAAAGCCACCAGCTTGCGGCTCACGCCCTGCTCTTTCTGAGTCTTGAGGCTGGCCGAGTTGGTAAACTCCTTGGTGAATTTGGTAATCCAGCCCAGGCCGGCTTCCAGCGGCGAAGTCGAGTCGTCGATGTCGTTGCCGTAGAGCGAGAAGCCCATTTCCAGGCGCAGCGTGTCGCGCGCACCAAGCCCGATGGGCTTCAGACCGAACGGCTGCCCGGCTTCCATGATTTTGTCCCACACCTGCTGGGCATGTTCGTTGGGAATATACAGCTCGAAGCCGCCAGCCCCGGTGTACCCCGTGGCTGAGATAATGACATTCGGCGCGCCGGCAAACGTGCCCTGCACGAAGCTATAGTAGGGAATGCTCTTCAGGTCGGCGTCGGTCAGGCTCTGCAGCGCCTCGGCGGCTTTGGGGCCTTGCACGGCAAACAGGCTGGTTTGGTCGGAAATGTTTTCCAGCTCGGCCCCACCCGTGTTAAACTGGCTGATCCAGTTCCAGTCCTTCTCAATGTTGGAGGCATTTACGACCAGCATATAGTCTTCGTCGGCCAGCTTGTACACCAGCAAATCGTCCACGATGCCCCCATCCTGGTTGGGCAGGCAGGAGTACTGGGCCTTGCCATCGGTAAGCTTGCTGGCGTCGTTGCTAGTCACGCGCTGAATCAGGTCCAGGGCCTGAGGGCCACGCACCCGAAACTCACCCATGTGCGACACGTCGAAAATACCCACGGCGCGCCGTACGGTGCGGTGCTCTTCCAGGTCGGAAGAGTAGCGCACGGGCATGTTATACCCCGCAAACGGGACCATTTTGGCACCTAGCTGCTGGTGCACGTCATTGAGGACAACGGTTTTGAGTTCTTCGGCCATGGGGCAGGTTGGGAGGTGGAGGGAAGTTTTGCGCAAGTCCTCGGAGAAAGGACCGGGCGAAATTAGCCATTTCCGGTGGCTGGACCGTACAAGCTCAACCATTGCGCCCCACTTCTGCTATTCTGGGTCGGGCCGTTGCCGCCTTATTTTCGGGACTGGTTACCTTTGCATCTCTCTCGCAGCGTGCCTCCCGCGGGCAGTTACTTATGGATTTAGACATCAAACAGGATTTCGAAACGGCCATGCTCAAGCACTTGCTGTTTAAATCCAAGCTTCGCTCCTTTCTCTACGGCAGCGCTATGGCCGAGGGCCCGGCCCGCGACCCGGACCAGTGCAGCCTCGGCATCTGGATTACGGAGCGCCGCCGCAGTGCCTGGGGGCACGTGCCCGAATGGGCCGCCCTCGACCGGGCCCACCGCCAGGTGCACCAGCAGGCCAACCAGCTCATGGATATGTACCTGCAGGGATTTACCGAGCAGGCCCGCGAAGGCCTCACCGAGCTGCTGCCCCTCACCGACCGAATCACCGAGCTGCTGCAAACCATCCAGAGCAAGCTGCGTACGCCTCGCTAACTCTACCGGTCCTTTCCGTAGCGGCGCCGCATGAAGCTCAAGCTTTCCACCAAACTATTTGCTGGTTTCCTGGTCATTTCGGCCTTGTTTGCCCTGGTTGTATTCGTCAACTACCAGCTCTCGCGCCAGGTGCTGCGCAACTCCGAGCGAGTTCAGGCCTCCCAGATTGTCACGGCCGAGGCCTCGGCGCTGTTTCGCAATATCATCGACATGGAATCCGGCTTCCGGGGCTATATGCTCATTGGCAGCGAAGCCGTGCTCCAGCCCTATTATAAGGGAGAACAGGAGTTGCTCCAGCAGTTTGCCAGCCTGCGCAATCAGATGGAGCCCGACGACCCGCAGTATGCCCGCATTCTGCGTACCCAGCGCCTCTACCAGCAGTGGTCGGCATATTCCCACCTGCTGATCAGCGAAAAGCGCGAGGCTCGCCGCCGCAACCCCGACCAGATCGGCATGGAAGGCATGGCGCACCGGGCCCTGGCCGAAAGCCTGACCGGCAAGCAGATCATGGACCAGATTCGGGTGCTGTTTGCCGGCTTCGAGCGCACCGAGCTAGCCGACCGCGACAAAGTGCGGCAGAAGCTGGAAGACAGCATCCGCCAGACCCGCCTGATTTCGATTATTGTCACGGTGCTGGCCATCGGCATTGGCTTGCTTTGGGCATCTTACATCACCCGCCTAATTGCCCACCGCATCGATATGATGGTGGGCCTCTCGACCCAGATTGCCACCGGTGACTACAACACCCGCATCCAGGATACGGAGCAAGATGAGCTAAGTGAGCTGGCCGACTCACTCAACGTCATGGCCCGCACCATCGACTCGACCATCAATCAGCTGGAGCGCCGCAACCAGGAGCTCGACCAGTTTGCCTACGTCGTGTCGCACGATTTGAAAGCGCCGCTGCGAGGCATCGAAAGTGCCTCCCGCTGGATTGAGGAGGACATGGGCCAGGACGTGCCCGAGCATATCCGCGAATTTCTGCTGCTGATGCGGACCCGGGTGCACCGCATGGAAAACCTGATCAGCGGCATTCTGGACCTGGCCCGCATCGGGCGCACCAAGCAGGCCGATGAGCGCATCAACGTGCGGGAGCTGCTCAACGAAATCGTGGACTCGCTGGCGCCGCCACCGGGCTTCCGCGTAGAGCTGCCCACGTATTTGCCCACTATGATGTCGAATCGGGTGCAGCTGCAGCAGGTGTTTACCAACCTGATCAGCAACGCCCTGAAGTACCACGACCGGCCCGAGCAGGGCGTGGTGCGCATCAGCTGCCGCGAAGATCGGCTGCAGTATACCTTCTCCATTGCCGACAACGGCCCCGGCATCGACCCAGAGTACCACGAGCGGATTTTCGTCATCTTCCAGACCCTGGTGGAGCGCGACACGCTGGAAAGCACCGGGGTGGGCCTGGCTATTGTCAAGAAAATTGTGGAGCGCCAGGGCGGCACCATCCACGTTGAATCGACAGAAGGCCAGGGCGCTACCTTCATCTTCACCTGGCCCAAAGAGCGCGCCATGCACGCCGAACGCCGGATTACGGCCGCTCAATCGGCGGCTAAGACCGTCTGAATATTAAAACTTCCGTATAGAAGATGAATTCAGACCTGACTTTTCCTTCCCACCATATGTCAACCGCCGAACTTGCCCCCAGCATTCTGCTCGTCGAGGACGACCAGATGGACATCATGAATGTGCAGCGGGAGTTACGCAAACACGATATCAACGTCCCCCTGCATATTGCCAAAAACGGCCGTGAAGCCCTGCACCTGCTCAAGGGTGAAGGCGGCCAGAACCAGATTCAGAAGCCCAGTGTAGTCATGCTCGACATCAACATGCCCCGCATGAACGGCCTGGAGCTGCTGGAAGCCCTACGCTCCGACCCCGATTTTGTGGGCTTGAACGTATTCATTATGACGACCTCCGACCTGGAAACCGACCGCCTCAAAGCCCGGGAACTAGCTGTAAGTGGTTACATCATCAAGCCCCTAAACTTCGACAAGTTCGGGGAAGGCGGCTCTACCGTCGACGGCTTCAGCCTCTTCCTAGACCTGCTCCGCTTGAAAGATTAAATGGTGAAATAGGGAGATGGTGAACTGGTGAGTTGTCGTTCGGCTGGCGCTTGTAAGGCTTCACTTACCCCGCTACCGGTTTTACCAATGCAAAAAGCCCTTTCCCAAAACATGGAAGGGGCTTTTTTGCATTAAGCCGGGCCGGGCACTTACCGAAGGAAGGTTGTTTGCGTCACGCTGCTCAAGATAATAAGCGCAACAAGCGCCAGCCGAACGACAACTCACCATCTCACTATTTCACTATTTACAACAGCCGGAAGCCCATGCGGTGGTGCTCACTGGGACCGTACTCGCGGATGGCGGCGCGGTGCTTTTCGGTGGGGTAGCCGGCATTTTGCTCCCAGCCATACATAGGATACTCCAGGGCCAGTTCGTGCATTCGGTCGTCGCGGAAGGTTTTGGCCAGCACCGAGGCGGCGGCAATGCTGCGGTAGCGCCCGTCGCCCTTCACGAAGCAAGTATGCTCGATACCAGGGTAGGCCCGAAACCGGTTGCCGTCCACAATCAGGTGCTCCGGCACCTGGGCTAGCTGGGCCACGGCCCGGTGCATGGCCAGGTAGCTGGCCTGGGCAATATTGATAGAGGCAATTTCTGCGGTATTGGCCTCGCCTACGGCCCAGGCTACGGCTTCTCGACAGATATCCTTGCGGATTACCTCCCGTCGCCGCGCCGTCATCAGCTTGGAGTCGTTGAGGTATGCGGGAGCAAAATCGGGGGGCAGAATAACAGCAGCGGCGAAAACCGGACCGGCCAGGCAGCCGCGGCCGGCTTCGTCGAGGCCGGCTTCAAGCGGGAGTTCAGTGTAGGAGGCAAGCAGCATAGAGGCGGCGAAGGTACGACCAGCCGCCCCGCTGGCCCAACCAAGCCACTAAAGTAGCTGCAAACAAAAAGGCCTCCCCGGGAGCCGCAGCACCCGGAGAGGCCTTTTTCAAGGAAAGTTTATTGTAGAGAAAGGAAATGTCGCTTTTGCTGCGTGCAAGCCAAAAGCCGGCAGCATAAAAACGCGCCATTTCACTATCTCACTGGTTCACTGCTTAGTGTCGGCCGGCGGTAGTGCCAGCATCGGGAGCGTCGGGCTCACCGCGGCGGTTGCCTTGCTTGTCACGAGGGCCTTCGTCAATGGCGTCGTCCTCGTCGGAAGTAACATATACGTTGGTGATGGGGCCAAGGCCGCCCGTATTCTGGGCTAGCTCAGCTTCGGCCTGGGCGTGTTTCAGATTGAACAATGGGTCTCCGGGCTGGGCCTGGGCGGGCTGGTTTTTGGGCTGATTTGCCATAAAAATATCCGGTACCGGCTGGGATGTAAACAGCCAATTACTGACTGGTACGCACCCCAACACTATGGGGTTGAGGTAAAGCCAACCCAGGGCCCAACAAGATTTTGGCGTAGTGCCGCCAAAAATCCGGGCACAAAAAAAGCCGTTGCTCTAGGCAACGGCTCTTAATTTTGCACCGACCGGTAGAAATTCATCCACCCTACTCCTTGACCGGTCGGCTTGTTACACAAGACAGAGACTTCCTTTCCACAACCTCTATCTGTGCTGGTTCCTTTCTACGACAAAACTACTTGGTGTCAGGCGTTTATTAGGCTGTTTTTGTCAAACGAGGGTTCTTACCCGACTAACCCAGCTTGTAGCCCGACGGACGTGAAATGCTCTTCCGGGCTGACGGTGAAATTGTACCTTTGCCCTGTTAAGCCGTTTCGATTTACTTCTCTACTATGAGCCATATTCCCTCGCCTGACTTCGACGAAACCCACAACCCGTGGCAAATTCTCAGCTCTGAGCTGACTTACCAGAACCCCTGGATTCGGGTACGGGAAGACCAAGTAATCAACCCTAAGGGCGGCCGGGGCATCTACGGCGTCGTTTCAATGAAGAATAAGGCCCTGGGAATTGTGCCTGTGGATGCGGAGGGCAACACCTGGCTGGTGGGGCAGTACCGCTACCCGCTGAACGAATATTCCTGGGAAATTCCGATGGGCGGCGGACCGGTAGAATTGGACATTCTCGAATCGGCCCAACGGGAGCTCAAGGAGGAAACAGGTTTTACGGCCCGGCGCTGGACCAAAATTGCCCGCCTGCACACCTCCAATTCGGTTACCGACGAGGAAGGCTTCGTGTACTTGGCCGAAGACCTGGAGGCTGGCGAAGTAGAGCCCGAAGAAACCGAGGAGCTGCGCCTCTGGAAGCTGCCCCTATCGGAAGCTGTAGCCATGGTCATGGACGACCGGATAACCGACGCCATTAGCGTGGCGGGTTTGCTCAAGGCCGAAAAGGTGCTGCAGAGTCGGCAGCAATAGTTGCGGCCCCGCGGCTCGTACCCGGAGCAGCCAACGGCTTCTAAGTTTATAGCTCGTATTTTTGCCGGTATGCGTCGACTGTTGCACTATATCTGGCACCGCATCTACACTACCTGGAGCACGTTCTGGTTTGTACTGCCCTTCGTAGTTACCTACCCGATTCAGGTGTTGCTGGGCCGCAAGCCGTCTTTGCACCGGCACCTGCACAGCATCAACCGGGGCTGGTCGTCATTTGCCATCCGAATGTGGGGCATGCCCGTGGATATCGTCCGCAAACAGCCGCTACCAGCGGGCCAGCCGTGCATTTACGTTTCGAACCACAGCTCCTACATCGATATTCCGGTGCTGTTCAAGGCTATTCCGGGCTATCTGAACATTATCGGCAAAAGTGCCCTGGCCCAAGTACCGCTCTGGGGCCCGATTTTCGGCAGCGTCTACATTACTGTGAACCGCAACAGCGCCGTAAGTCGGGGCCGGGCGATGGTGCAGGCCAAGCAAAGCCTGGAAGCGGGCCGCTCGGTAGTGATTTTTCCGGAAGGCACGATTTCCAAAAAGCCTGGTGAGGAAATGGGTCCCTTCAAGGACGGAGCCTTTCAGCTGGCCATTGCCACGGGCGTACCCATCGTGCCGGTTTCGATGCCGTTGAACCACCGCTTTATGCCCGATGTTGGCGGTATCCGGGTGCGCTACACGCCGTTGCAGGTCGTAATTCACGAGCCTATCTTCACTCAGGGTCTGACTACTGCCGATGTGCCCCGTATCCGGGACCAGGCTTTTCGTACTATTGCCAGCGCGTTTCGGCCCGAAGCCGCCGGTATTCCGGGGCCTTCCCGCCTGGGCAAGCCCAAACCGGAACCCGCTCCGCAGCCGGAGCTGGATCTGCCCAAGTCCTAAGTTGAACTTCTCTTTTTCCTTACCACTGTGAGTACCGATTTATCAACCCTGCGCAAACTGGCTCATCTTTCTCGCCTCGAATTCGACGCCACCAAAGAGCAGCAGATGCTGGGCGACCTGAACAAGATTCTGGACTGGGTGGCTCAGCTTAGCGAGCTGGACACGACCAACGTGGAGCCGCTGGTGCATTTGTCGCACGAAATTAATGTGCTGCGCCCCGATGAGGCCCGCAACTCGGTGAGCCACCAGGAAGGCCTGCGCAACGCCCCGCGCAAGGACTCCGACTATTTCCGCGTACCAAAAGTGCTGGAATAACCTTCTGTCTTGACGCTCCTGCTTTCTTCTCCCCGCTCTTCCGGCTGGCGACTTATCCGCTCAGTATTGGGCGTGCTGGCCGGCATTGCCCTGGCCCTGGCCCTGTATTATTACTTCACCGGCGACGACTACACGCTGCGGGTGCAGGAAATAGCCCAGCTCAAACCTGTACCCACCGTGCTCCAACACGTGCGGGTCGGGCTGGATGAGCTACCAGTGCGCGTCAATGGCTATCTGGTCAGCGCTACCCACGACGTGACCGGGCCCTTCGTGCGGCCCGACGCAGCCGTGGCCTTGCTCGGGCTGCTGGCTGTGGCATTAGTCTTTTACCTGGCCGTTATCAGCACCTTGCCGCGCTTGTCGTTTGTGGCGGGTATGGCTCTGCTGTTCTTCCTGCTGATGTCTTTCAATGCTGACATGCTCGGCGTTTTCGACTCGCGGGAGCAGTACTTCCTGATTCTGACCCTGGCCACGCTGGGCGTACCGGCCTACGTGTTTCACGCCTTCTGGTCAGATGTGCCGCTGGGCCGCCGCTTGCTCACTTTTGCCTTGCTGGTGGCAGGCTTAGCCGCCCTGCTGTTTCAGCGCAGCGAAAACCCCGCCGATACTACTGCCTTGCACCTGGTAAGCTACGCTACCAGCAGCGGCGCGGCGGCCGTAGCGCTGCTGGTGCTCTGGCTGAGCATCGAGAATATTTATGGATTGCTGTGGTTTAACTCCCAGGCAGAAAACCCGGGCAGCCGCTTCGGCATCCTGCCGTTTTTGCTGGCCAGCGGCCTGTACTTGGGCACGCTGCTGCTGTATTACTGGAACAATGGCGAGCTACTCATTCTGCCCGGCGTTAATCTGGACCCGCTCGTGTTGCTGGTGCCAGCCGCTGTTATCAGCTGGCTGAACTTGCGCCGCCGGGCGGCTACCTACGAAGAGTTTGTGCCGTTTGAGGCAGCCCAGCTGCTATTTCTGGTGCTGCTTACGGTGGCGGCGGGCTTTCTGGGCTTTGCCTTTGCCACTGCTAATGACCCGCTGCTCAGCGCCGCCCGCGACTTTACGGCCCTAGCCCTGCTCTGCGTAGGTACGGCCTTCCTAATTTACGTGCTCTTCAACTTCGTTACCCTGATTCGGCAGAAGCTGCGGGTGTTTCGGGTGGTGTACGAGCCCAAACGCTTGCCCTTCTACATTGTGTACGTGGTGGGTATCGGCAGCCTGCTGGCCGTGGAAATGCGCAACAATTTCTTCGTACTCGACCAGGTGCAGGCCGGTTACTTCAACAACGTGGGCGACCTGACCCGCCTCCAGAGTGAGGAGCAGCCCAATGCCGATGGGCTGGCCTTGCTGGCCGAGCGGTACTACGCCGAAAGTGACGTGCTCGACCAGCACAACCACCGCGCCAGCATGGGCCGGGCGGCGTTGTACCATTTCCGCTCCCAACGTCAGAATGAAATAAATGCTTTGCGTCGGGCCTTGAACCGAGCTCCGTCGGAAAAGATTTCCCTGCGCCTGGCTGCTCTGTATAATGAGCCTGGTGACTTTTTCGACCGGCTTGCCGTACTGCGCCAAGGCATCAAAAACACGCCCCGCAGCGCCCGCCTGGCCAACGACCTGGCCCAGCTTTACACCCGCTCCACCCTCACCGACTCGGTAGATTATTATCTGCAGCGCGCTGAGGCGCTGGCCCCCAACAGCCCGGCCGTGGAAACCAACCGGCTGGCTTTCCTGATTCAGGATCAGCAAATGGAGGCTGCCCGCAAGCTGATTGCCGAACGGAAAAGCGGCACTGATAATGCCGCCTGGTCCAGCAACGTCTCCCTGCTTCACCTGCTTAGTGGCAAACCCCGAAAACCGGCCACCACGGAGTTGCCTTCCCCGGTGCTGACTACGGCCGAGTTTGCCCGCCTCTACCACGACGCCCTGCACCGCACTGCCCTGGCCGATGTAAGTCAGCTCGGACTGCTGGAGCGCCTGGCCCAGCAGCCCGACAACAGTCCCTACGCCGACCAGCTGACCTTTCTGCGGGCCCTGACCCAGCACTACGGTGGCCAAACCGTGGCCGCGCAAAACACCCTGCTACCGCTCACCACCGGAAATTCCGCGGGCAGCGCCTACTACCAGAACCTGTGGGGACTGTGGCTGTTGGAGCAACGCCAGTACAAGCCCGCCGCTGCCCGCTTGGCCGATGCCCGCCGCAATGGCTACGCGGAAGCTGCCTTGTTCCGGGCTTACGCACTGGCCTTGCTCAACCAGCCCGACTCAGCCCGGGTGTCGGCTCAGCAAGCCCTATCGGATAAGACCTTTGGCACCAGCCAACGGGCCCAGCGGTTGCTGTCTGTTCTGAACCTGGACTTTAATACGCAATATCCCACAGCACCCGACTCAATAAAAGCTCAGTATTTGGTATTGCGAGGCGCATCATTGTACCCGGAAAGCCTCGTACCGCGGGCGGCGGGTCTGAGTCCCCCAGCTTCCCGCGAGGCGGCCTTGCTGGCCCAGATTCCCCGGGCCGTGCAGGCCGGACAGTTGCCAGCGGCACAGCAGGCCCTGGAGCTCTTTGCCCCAAAACCCGCTACGGCGACGCCCGCCAGCTCGGCCTGGAATGTGCTCCGCGGCCAGCTTTACTTGCAAGGTAAGCAGCTGCCCCAGTTGCGCACCGT
Above is a genomic segment from Hymenobacter cellulosivorans containing:
- a CDS encoding tetratricopeptide repeat protein, with the translated sequence MTLLLSSPRSSGWRLIRSVLGVLAGIALALALYYYFTGDDYTLRVQEIAQLKPVPTVLQHVRVGLDELPVRVNGYLVSATHDVTGPFVRPDAAVALLGLLAVALVFYLAVISTLPRLSFVAGMALLFFLLMSFNADMLGVFDSREQYFLILTLATLGVPAYVFHAFWSDVPLGRRLLTFALLVAGLAALLFQRSENPADTTALHLVSYATSSGAAAVALLVLWLSIENIYGLLWFNSQAENPGSRFGILPFLLASGLYLGTLLLYYWNNGELLILPGVNLDPLVLLVPAAVISWLNLRRRAATYEEFVPFEAAQLLFLVLLTVAAGFLGFAFATANDPLLSAARDFTALALLCVGTAFLIYVLFNFVTLIRQKLRVFRVVYEPKRLPFYIVYVVGIGSLLAVEMRNNFFVLDQVQAGYFNNVGDLTRLQSEEQPNADGLALLAERYYAESDVLDQHNHRASMGRAALYHFRSQRQNEINALRRALNRAPSEKISLRLAALYNEPGDFFDRLAVLRQGIKNTPRSARLANDLAQLYTRSTLTDSVDYYLQRAEALAPNSPAVETNRLAFLIQDQQMEAARKLIAERKSGTDNAAWSSNVSLLHLLSGKPRKPATTELPSPVLTTAEFARLYHDALHRTALADVSQLGLLERLAQQPDNSPYADQLTFLRALTQHYGGQTVAAQNTLLPLTTGNSAGSAYYQNLWGLWLLEQRQYKPAAARLADARRNGYAEAALFRAYALALLNQPDSARVSAQQALSDKTFGTSQRAQRLLSVLNLDFNTQYPTAPDSIKAQYLVLRGASLYPESLVPRAAGLSPPASREAALLAQIPRAVQAGQLPAAQQALELFAPKPATATPASSAWNVLRGQLYLQGKQLPQLRTVVQQGYFSRLDQPYKLYYQAALAQLDNNAPQATKRYARVVEQAPFLEAAVLAAADFYLSRQQDMPAYNALLKGLEYNPESVPLLKAYTLAAIPAGLSEYAAASLEKLRPLLSPAEYSTFLSQYNARRASQTAAATPWN